CAGATAGACGCTCGGTCCCATCGCTGTCCCGATTGCGGCGAATACTTCCGAAGGGGGTATTTGAGACGTACCTCGATTGAGGAAGTTGCCGAAGGGAACAGCCATCGCCAAGAACAATCCTACTGCCGCGAGCCAAAGACCTGTGATCAGACTCGCCTTAACGAACGATGGTTCTCTGCTTGTGCGAGACACCACCTTACGTCCACCGATCCAACTGAACAGCATCAACGTCACGAAGAGCGCGACACCCAACAGCGCGATCATGCCCGCAATGCAGGGAAGCGCCGATATAGCTCCGTGCAGGTTGAATGGGCGTGGACGAACCACGGCGCGGCCCACCGTGTAGTAGACGAGGAAGCCAATCGACACGAGCACGGGCGCTCCAACGACTAGCCAACTCAGCACAATCGCTGTGAATCGCGTGGCAAACGACACATGCGATTGGCCCTCGAAATCATCGATCTCCGGTGCAAGCACCGGAATGGGCAGATGTCCCAAGCGTTCCCACACGGGAACCGTAGCCTGAAGTTCTGCTCTCAACGCTGCGGGATCGCCCAAGCGCTGCGTCGCACGCGCGATTGCTTCCTTTTCGGATGGAGCCGACTTCACTTCTTCCGCGTAGGCGGTCATGAGATGCCCAAGCAACTCTTCACGCATCTTGTTTTTGCGCAGTACGCCTCCGCGGATGGGGCGGACAATGCGTTCAACATGAATCCGTAATGCCTTCATGTCGTTGCCTCCATGATGTTGCCGACCACTTCGGCAAAGGTTTGCCAAGTGTTCCGTTTGCGAGCCAATTCTTTGCGGCCTTTGTCCGTTAACGAATAAATGCGCCGACGCGGTCCCCGCCGCTTCTCGCTTGCAGTCTCCCACTTGCCGCGAATGAATCCGTCCTGTTCCAATCGGTACAGCGCGGGATAGAGCGATCCTTCCTTCAACGTCAGCGCGCCCGCGCCACGCGACTGGAATCGTTTGAGGATTTCATAGCCGTGCGCTTCCCCCGTCTCCAGCAACGAGAGCACCATGCCTTCCAGGTGGCCGCGCAACAGATCTCGTTCAATGTTCTCCATACCACTATTTAGACACATAGAGTATTGTTTGTCAAGGGGAATTATCGAAAGGGGCACATTGCAGGGAAAGCCCTTTCTCCCGAAGCCGTTGCAGATGACTCGGCGGCCGACTAGCTGTCCGGCCGCCGAATTCAGTCAATCTCACAGCAACTTAAGGTATTAAGGATCTGTCCTCTGGATAGTCGCCGCCTACACCGTCGTCTTCGAGCCTAGCCCGAATAGGGAGAGCACTTGGCTGAAGAGACCAACGATGGACGACATCAGGTCGAGCAAGGAGGAAATGGTGGAGAGTTCGTCTGCCGTCGCAGGTCTCATGGCGGATACAGATCGAATGTGTCGCATCGTATCTAGTCCTTTGTCTGTTTGGCGGCCACTTTATCCGGTCCGGATTCGCTGGGCTTCAGCGTAGGCACCGGCGCGGCCGATTGAGAGTCCCATCCGCTTCCGATTGCTTTCACGAGCAGCACCGTCGAGACCATCCGGTCGTTGAGAATCTTCACGGCGGACAATTCGTCGTCCAGCAGCGTGCGTTCCGCATCGACAAGTTGCAGATAATCGACGATGCCGGTGTCGTACTGAATCTTGGTGAGCTTGTGGTACTCGCGCGACGCATCCAAGGACTTGGTCTGTGCCTCCGCCTGATCGGCGCGAAGATGCAGGTCGGTTAGCGAGTCCTCTACGTCGCCAAAGGCAGTCAGCACTGTCTGCTTGTAGGTCGCCTCAAGTTCGTCGTAGCGTGCTTTTGCCTTGCGAAGGTTGGCCCGCAGTTTACCTCCCTCAAAAATGGGCAGCGAGATGTTGGGGCCAATCGACCACGCGCGATTGCTCCAGTCCAGCACGTCTTTGAAATCCGTGCTCTCGAAACCGGCCGAGCCGGTCAGCTTGACCGCAGGGAAGAACTCCGCTTTGGCGACGCCGATTTCGGCGCAGGCTGAAGCGAGGTCTTGCTCGGCCTCGGCGACGTCAGGCCGCCGGCGAAGAATGTCACCCGGCAGGCCTGCGGGAACGACAGGAGGCGTGCCGTCGAGCGGCTTTGGCTCTAGCGAGAAATCGGCGGGCGCACGGCCCAGCAGGATGGCGAGCGCGTGCTCGACGTCGGCGCGCTGCCGCCGGATGTCGGCAACGTTCGCGCGCGCCGACTCCAATTGTACCTTCGCCTGCAAGAGGTCGGTTTCGTTTGTCAGACCCGCGCTGACCTTTGTCTGAGTAAGGTCGACTTGCTCTTGATAGAGCGCGAGACTTTCGACGAGGATCTTCTCCTGGGCGTCGAACGCGCGCAGATTAAAGTAGTTCTGCGCAACATCCGCCAGCAGAGTCTGCCGGACGACTTCGAAATTGAACTCCGACGCGCGAACTTGTGCGCGCGACGATTCATAAGACCGACGGACACGGCCCCAGATATCGATTTCGTAGGAGAAGTCGAACGGAATCTTGTACGAATTTGAGATGGTCGCCGCCGACGTGGACGACGTACTGCCGGACGAGCCGCTTTGCAGCAGGCTTGAACCCACGCCGCCGCTCGACGTCGTCGAAGTCCCTGTTCCAGTTCCGCCCGTGCCGGTCGATGTAGACGATTGCCCCAAGGAACTCACGCTGCCGACAAGGCTGGATACCTTGTTGACTACTGACGTCAACTGGTTGATCTTCTGTTCCCTTTTCTCGGAGTCTGACATCTCCGTGCCTGGACGGCGCGAACGCGTTGCGGAGGGGTTCATTGTGACGACGGGAAAGAACTCGCTCTTCACCGACGTCGCGGACGCGCGCGCTTGCGCCACGCGGGCCATGGCCGCCTGCAGATCGTGGTTCGCGCGCAGCGCCTCCACTTCGAGCGCGTCGAGATCGGGATCGTTGAACACCTTCCACCAGTCCAGCGATAAACCCGGATCGGCGGTCTCCTCGCTTGTCGCGCTCTTGTACTGTTCCGGTGACTTCAGATTCGGGCGCTTGTAGTCGGGACCCGTCGCGCATGAAGCGAGTGTAAGCGCCACGGCAAGAATGAAAGCCGCTCGAAATTCCGCGCAAATGGATTCCCAGGTTCTTTTCGTGAAGATTTTACTCATGACGTAACGCCTCAATTGGGTCCAACTGGGCGGCTTTGCGCGCGGGAAAGAAACCGAAAACGACGCCGACCGCAGCGGAGAACATGAACGAAACAAAGACGATGGGAATGTTAAAGACGAGAGGCATATTCAGCAGACTCGCCAAACCAACGGACGCGAAGAGTGCAAAGGCAATTCCGATCAAACCGCCGAACGACGACAACACCACCGCCTCAACGAGAAACTGAAGGAGCACTTCTCGTTCCAAGGCGCCAATGGCGAGGCGTGTGCCAATCTCGCGTGTGCGTTCCGTAACCGACACCAGCATGATGTTCATGATGCCGATGCCGCCCACAAGGAGGCTTACGGCGGCGACCGCGCTCAACAGCGCCGTCATCATCGTCGTTGTTCCGGACAACATCTTGGAGATTTCTTTCAGGTCCATGACATTAAAGTTGTCTTCTTCGTTGGACGAAAGATGGCGCCGCCCGCGCATCAAGTACCCGATTTCCTTCTTGGCGCGATCGGTGGAAACGCCGTCCTTTACGGAGACCTGGATCATGCCAATCTCGTCGTTACCCGCGATTCGGCGCTGAAAAGTGCGTAACGGCAGGACCACAATGTCGTCCTGATCGGTGCCGATGGCGGATTGTCCCTTCGCCTCAAGCAGACCAATCACTTCGCACGAGAGTTTTCCAAGACGGATGTACTTTCCTACAGGATCGAGCCTTCCAAACAACTTGCTGCGCACAGTCTCGCCAATGACGCACACTGCCGTTCCCTGACGCGCTTCGCTCTCTGTGAACGCTCGCCCTAAATGAATCTGCCGGTTCGCGACAGTGAAATACTGCTCCGTACTCCCCGTGATGTTGGTGCTCCAGTTTTCGTTTCCGTAGATCGCGGCGGCGGACGAAGTCGAGACGGGCGCGACCCCCTTCAAGTAGGTGATGTCGCGTTCGATGGCCTGGGCGTCCGAGAGTTTGAAGGGCGCTGCCCCCGAAGACTGTCCCGGACCATGCATTCTGCCCGGCGTCACCATGAGCAGGTTGCTTCCGAGGCTCGCGATCTGCTCCGTGACCTGCTTCGTGGCGCCGCCACCCAGCGTGACCAGGATAATGACCGCGGACACGCCGATGATGATGCCGAGCATCGTCAGGAACG
Above is a genomic segment from Candidatus Hydrogenedentota bacterium containing:
- a CDS encoding permease prefix domain 1-containing protein, which codes for MKALRIHVERIVRPIRGGVLRKNKMREELLGHLMTAYAEEVKSAPSEKEAIARATQRLGDPAALRAELQATVPVWERLGHLPIPVLAPEIDDFEGQSHVSFATRFTAIVLSWLVVGAPVLVSIGFLVYYTVGRAVVRPRPFNLHGAISALPCIAGMIALLGVALFVTLMLFSWIGGRKVVSRTSREPSFVKASLITGLWLAAVGLFLAMAVPFGNFLNRGTSQIPPSEVFAAIGTAMGPSVYLWLLFPLAMLVFTTPMMTFERRQYENWGSLDIDSEDEEGTAKPA
- a CDS encoding PadR family transcriptional regulator, which codes for MENIERDLLRGHLEGMVLSLLETGEAHGYEILKRFQSRGAGALTLKEGSLYPALYRLEQDGFIRGKWETASEKRRGPRRRIYSLTDKGRKELARKRNTWQTFAEVVGNIMEATT
- a CDS encoding efflux transporter outer membrane subunit; amino-acid sequence: MSKIFTKRTWESICAEFRAAFILAVALTLASCATGPDYKRPNLKSPEQYKSATSEETADPGLSLDWWKVFNDPDLDALEVEALRANHDLQAAMARVAQARASATSVKSEFFPVVTMNPSATRSRRPGTEMSDSEKREQKINQLTSVVNKVSSLVGSVSSLGQSSTSTGTGGTGTGTSTTSSGGVGSSLLQSGSSGSTSSTSAATISNSYKIPFDFSYEIDIWGRVRRSYESSRAQVRASEFNFEVVRQTLLADVAQNYFNLRAFDAQEKILVESLALYQEQVDLTQTKVSAGLTNETDLLQAKVQLESARANVADIRRQRADVEHALAILLGRAPADFSLEPKPLDGTPPVVPAGLPGDILRRRPDVAEAEQDLASACAEIGVAKAEFFPAVKLTGSAGFESTDFKDVLDWSNRAWSIGPNISLPIFEGGKLRANLRKAKARYDELEATYKQTVLTAFGDVEDSLTDLHLRADQAEAQTKSLDASREYHKLTKIQYDTGIVDYLQLVDAERTLLDDELSAVKILNDRMVSTVLLVKAIGSGWDSQSAAPVPTLKPSESGPDKVAAKQTKD
- a CDS encoding ABC transporter permease is translated as MLINALLLALRELRRNVMRSFLTMLGIIIGVSAVIILVTLGGGATKQVTEQIASLGSNLLMVTPGRMHGPGQSSGAAPFKLSDAQAIERDITYLKGVAPVSTSSAAAIYGNENWSTNITGSTEQYFTVANRQIHLGRAFTESEARQGTAVCVIGETVRSKLFGRLDPVGKYIRLGKLSCEVIGLLEAKGQSAIGTDQDDIVVLPLRTFQRRIAGNDEIGMIQVSVKDGVSTDRAKKEIGYLMRGRRHLSSNEEDNFNVMDLKEISKMLSGTTTMMTALLSAVAAVSLLVGGIGIMNIMLVSVTERTREIGTRLAIGALEREVLLQFLVEAVVLSSFGGLIGIAFALFASVGLASLLNMPLVFNIPIVFVSFMFSAAVGVVFGFFPARKAAQLDPIEALRHE